The DNA window CCAGGCCCTGCACGCCGGCGAATTCGACCAGGCAATGGCCGACTACCAGCAGGCCGCGGAGAGCGATCCGAACCGACCCGAACTGCTCTATAACCAGGCCGTCGTGCAGTATCGCCAGGGGCAGTACGATCAGGCCCGCCAGCTGTTCGCCCAGGCGACCGCCACGGCCGACTCGGCCCTGGACGCCAAGGCCCGCTACAACCTGGCCAACTGCGACTACGCCGAGGCGGTCCAGCTGGCAACCAGCGACAAGCCGGCCGCCATCGAGCGACTGCAGTCCGCCATCCCCCAGTACCGGGCCGCCCTCCAGGGCGACCCGACCGACACCGACGCCCGGGCCAACCTCCAGCTGGCCCAGCTGCTCATCAATCAACTCCAGCAAGAAGAAGAGCAGGAGCAGCAGGATGAACAGCAGAAGGACGATCAGCAGAAGGACGACCAGCAGCAGGACGACCAGCAAAAGGACGACCAACAAAAGGACGACCAGCAGCAGGACGGCCAGCAGCAGGACGACCAGCAGCAGGACGGCCAGCAGCAGGACGGCCAGCAGCAGGACGGCCAACAGCAGGACGACCAGCAGCAGGACGGCCAACAGCAGGACGGCCAGCAGCAGGACGACCAACAGCAGGACGGCCAGCAGCAGGACGACCAGCAGAACGACGGCCAACAGCAGGACGGCCAGCAGAAGTCGGAAGACGAACCGCAGGAGCCGTCCGACCAGCAGGGTCAACCGTCGCCCGATGGCGAAGAGGCGAACGACCCCGCCCAGCAACCGCCCGCCGGCGGCCAGCCAGGCGAGGCCTCGCCCGACGACCAGGGCGAGGAGCTGCCGGCCTTCGACAACACCCGGTCGATGACCAAAGAAGAAGCCCAGAAAATGCTGCAGGCGGTCCGCGACCGCGAGCTGCTGCGACACCTGCAGCAACAGCGGCAAACCCAGCGTCAGCGTCTGCCGGTCGATCGCGACTGGTAACGGCCGGCAGAACGGGCGCCCCTGCCCGTTCCCGCTGAGAAAGACCGTCGGAGTCTCGTTCGTCGTTTCGAGGAACGACAGACGCCGGACAGTCGCCTTTCACTCCGTGAAAGGACACGTACTTTCGCGGAGCGAAAGTCGACTTTCTGCGCCGGCTGGTTCGCAAAACAACCCAACCAGAATCGACAGTAATTGACTTAGCGCTCCGAGCAAAAGCACACCCTGCACGTCGTTCCTGACGACAACCAACCGGCTCAACCGCCCCTTTATTCATACGCATCGAGCTTTCCCATGAAACTCTTCTCCCCCCTCTCTTCTCTGCGTTCCGCCCTGCCCTGCACGCTCGTGCTGATCGCCCTGGCCATGGGCCCCGCTTCCCTGGCCAGGGCGGCCGAAGTGAATGCCGCGATTTCCTCGCGGGAAGCGTATGTCGGAGCGCCTGTCACACTGCAGGTGGAAATCGCCAACGCCAGTGACTTTGACGAACCGACGGTGCCCGATATCGACGGGCTGGAGATTCGCTCCGCCGGCTCGCCACGCCGCAGTTCGCAAACGACCATCATCAACGGCCGTCGCACCGACCGCACTTCGGCCGTGTACGTCTGGCAGGTGATCCCCCGTCGGGAAGGGACGTTCGAAATCCCGGCCCTGCAACTGCAGGTCGACGGCCGCACCGAGACCACCGATCCGCTGCGGTTCGTCGTCGCCAAAAGCGAAACGGGCGACCTGCTGTTTGTCGAAGTCACCGGGCAGCAGGAAAAAATCTACGTCGGCCAACCGCTCACGCTGACGCTCAACGTGTGGATCAAACCGTACCGCGACGCCAAACACTCGCTGACCCTGACCGAAGCGAACATGTGGCAGCTGCTTTCCGACGGAACCCGCTGGGGCGCCTTTAGCGACCGCATGCAGGAGCTGGCCCGGAACAACCAGCGGCCGGGCGGACAAGAAGTGCTGCGCCCCGACGCCAACGGGGAGGAGCACGCCTACTACCGCTACCAGGTCGAGGCGACCGTCTATCCCAAACGACCCGGCCAGATCGATGTGGGCGACGTGCAAGTGGTGGTCAACTACCCGACCCGACTGGAGGCCGCGCGCGATCCGTTCGGCGCCATGTTCGACGATGACTTTTTCCCAGGCGGCTCGCCGTTCCCTGGCGGCTTTGGCCGTTCACGCCGGAACACGCTGACCGTTTCCGCCACGCGACCGGCCGTGGCCGAAGCCAGCGTGGAGCCGATCGAAGTTACTCCCATCCCGACCGCGGACCGCCCCTTCGACTACCGCGGCGCCGTGGGCGAGTATCAGATCGCCACCCAGGCGGCGCCGACCAGCGTCAAGGCGGGCGACCCCATCACGCTGCACATTGGCGTGTCGGGGGACGGGCCGATGGAGCTGGTGGCCGCGCCGCCTTTGGCCGACCTGCCGAACCTGACGGCCGACTTCCAGGTTTCCCGCGAGCCGCTGGCCGGCCTGGTGCAGGATAACGTCAAGCTGTTCACCACCAGCATTCGCCCGCGTCGGGAAGGGATCACGCAGATCCCCGCCATCCCGCTATCGTACTTTGATCCGGTCGCCGAGAAGTTCGTCACCGTGCACAGCGAGCCGATCACCATCGAAGTCGCCCCCGCTGACCGCCTTGCCCTCGGGGCCATTGTCGGCGGCAACCAGGACGCCGGTTCGCCCGACAAGGACGACGCCGATACCCCGGCGTCGCTGGATCTGTCCTCTTACCTGGGCGCCGATGCGGCCCATTCGTCGACCTCGCCGGCCGGCTGGCCGTGGCTGTGGGCCCTGCTGCTGCCGCCGCTGGTCGTGGTCGCCGTCGGCCTGTTCCTGCATCGTCAGCGTTGGCTGCCGCTGTTTGTTGGCGGTGCAAAGCAGCGTCTGCGGAGCGGACTGAAAGCGATCGAAGCGGCCGCATCGCCGTCGGCAGTCGCCAGCGTGGTTCGCGACTTTTCGGAAGGAATGGACGGCGCGAAGAAAGACGGCAAGATCGCTGCCCTGCTGAACGCGTGCGAGCAGGCAGCCTATGCGGGTGCGAGCGACGTGCAGCTGGACGAACTCAAAGCGAAGGCGACCGCGTTACTGCCGGAACTGGCCGCGTCCCGTTCCCAGCAGACGACGGGCCAGACGCACGCGCCGCGGAACGTTCGCCGCCAGGCGGCGTTTGCCTGCCTGGCGCTGGCGGGACTCGCCGTGGCCGTGCCCGCCGGGACGATGCTGGCGGGCTGGTTGCCCGAGCAGCAGGAGCCGACCGTTTCGTCGCCGGCTCCGGCCGCGACGAACGTCCTGCCCGGTCTGACCGACACGCAGCGCGAGGCGATCCTGGCGGAAGCGAACGCCGCCAGCCAGCGCGGCCAGCAGGCGATGGCCAGCGATGCGGCCGCCATGAAGGAAGCGTTCTCCACCGCCGCCCTGAAGTACCAGCTGCTGGTCGACGCGGGCGTGCAAAACAGCCGGCTGTACGGCAACCTGGCGAACGCCTGCCTGCAGTCGGGCGAGCTGGGCCGCGCCATCGCCAGCTACGAACGAGCCCTGCAGCTCGATCCGTCCAACCACCAGGCCCGCGTCAACCTGCACGCCGCCCGCCAGGCGGTTGTGTCGCCCGGCGAACCTGCAGCCGCGTCCTTCTCCTGGACCGGCCTGGCGGCGGGGCTCAACCGCTACCTGCCGCCGACTTCGCGCTGGCTGCTCCTGGCGACCGCCTGGATGCTGGCGTGGGGCGTGGTTCTGCTGCGTTTGTTCTGGTCGGGACACAGTTGGAAATACGCCATGCTGCCGGCGGCGGCGTTGCTGCTGATTGCGGTCGCGCTGGTCGGCACGGATCGCTGGCTCGGCGATACGAACCACCAGGCGATCGTGGTGGCGAAGGCCGTCGTACTGCATCAGTTCCCGCTGGAGAACGCCCCGGCCGTCACGGGCCAGCCTTTGCCCGAAGGCGAAGCAGTCGCCGTGCTGGACCAGCGCGACGCCTGGCTGGAAATCCGGACCCCCAGCGGCCAGACCGGCTGGGTCAAGTCGCCGCAAGTCACGCAGCTTGGCGGTCGGTCGACGGATGCGTGAAATTGAAGCAGCAGACGAAGAATAAAGAAGAGGGATTCACCGCCGAGAAGGTGGTGAATCCTTCTTTTTTTCCGTAGCGAGCGTTTGCTGACGTGCCAGGATTCGAGTCCCCGCCTGACGCTCCAGGAACAGGCCGGTTACAATCGTGGCTGCTGGCCGGGGGGAGCTAGCTCCCTGTTCGTTTGTTTACTGACACGCGGCCCGGCCGCCAAGGAGAGACGTATGTTGTGGACGATTATCGGAATTCTGTGCGTGATCTGGCTGGTGTCCGTCCTGCTCAAGGCGACCGTCGGCGGATTGATCCACCTGCTGCTGGTCATCGCGGTGATCGTGCTCATCTTCCGCCTGGTCAGTGGCCGCAAGCTCGTTTAACCGGCGGACAGACGTCGTCGGTCGAACGGTTCTTTCCGTTACGGCGTCAGGGCCGAGAAGTCGGCGAAGACCAGGTAGATCGTGAAGACAATCAGGATCAGCACCAGGCCCGCCGGAATCGCGTAACGCCATGGCGTCATGTCGACGGCGCCCACATCTTCCTGCACGAATTCTGTTTCGCGCGGCCAGATCTCTCCGATCACCAGCATCATTATCATCAGCCAGCTAAAGACGATGCCCAGGAAATGGTACTCGTGCAGCGAGCTGACAATCTTGTCAAACGGCGACACAAAGTAGCCGATCGCAATCACGGCAAACCCGGCCACCAGCCCCAGCCTGGCCGCAATCGCCGGGACCCGCCGGGTCAACATGCCGACCAGCACCACCGCCAGCACGGGGATGAAATACATCCCGTTCATTTTCTGCAGGTGGTCAAAAATGCTCTCGGTGTTCGCCAGCAAAGGGGCGATCGCCATCGCCAGCACGGCGACCGTCCAGCCAAAATACTTGCCGCTGCGGACCACCTCGGCTTCGGTCGCTTTCGGATATAGCAGCCGCTTGTAGAGGCCCAGGCTGAACAGCGTACAAGAGCTGTTGAGGGCCGAGTTAAAGCTGGACAGAATTGCGCCGATCATGACGGCCGCAAAGAAGCCCGTTAGCGGAGCCGGCAGCACGCGGTTGACCAGCATGCCGTACGCCTTGTCGGCGGCCACATCCTGCCCGGCGAACAAGCTAAAGGCCAGCATCCCCGGAATCACCAGGTAAAGCGGTCCCAGCAGTTTTAACGCGCCCGTCAGCAGCACTCCTTTTTGCCCTTCGGCCAGGCTGCTGGCGCCGAACGTCCTTTGGATGATCTGCTGGTTGGTCGTCCAGTAAAACAGGTTAATCAGAAAGATGCCGGAGAAGATCGTGCCGAACGGAACCTTCGTCTGGGGTCCTCCGACCGAATTGAACCGCTCCCGCTGCTGCGTCCACAACGTATCCAGGCCGCCCGACAGCCCGCCTTCGCCGCCCAGGGCAAACAGCGCGAACACCGTAATCAGCAGTCCGCCCACCAGCAGGCCCACGCCATTGAGCGTGTCGGAAACGGCGACCGTCCGCAGTCCGCCAAAGAGCGCATAGATCGAACCGAT is part of the Lignipirellula cremea genome and encodes:
- a CDS encoding solute:sodium symporter family transporter; the protein is MDLTLTLLSFLFFTGLVAMLTWWFTRHDDHASTGGYFLAGRSLTFPLIAGSLLLTNLSTEQMVGLNGAAFKDGLCVMVWEVVCVVALVFMAWFFLPRFLKSGVATVPEYLEIRFDRQTQLITTIIFLLAYVGILLPIILYTGAIGLMGILDVPSLLGGAPAYLGLDPEATSLWLIVILVGVIGSIYALFGGLRTVAVSDTLNGVGLLVGGLLITVFALFALGGEGGLSGGLDTLWTQQRERFNSVGGPQTKVPFGTIFSGIFLINLFYWTTNQQIIQRTFGASSLAEGQKGVLLTGALKLLGPLYLVIPGMLAFSLFAGQDVAADKAYGMLVNRVLPAPLTGFFAAVMIGAILSSFNSALNSSCTLFSLGLYKRLLYPKATEAEVVRSGKYFGWTVAVLAMAIAPLLANTESIFDHLQKMNGMYFIPVLAVVLVGMLTRRVPAIAARLGLVAGFAVIAIGYFVSPFDKIVSSLHEYHFLGIVFSWLMIMMLVIGEIWPRETEFVQEDVGAVDMTPWRYAIPAGLVLILIVFTIYLVFADFSALTP
- a CDS encoding lmo0937 family membrane protein; translation: MLWTIIGILCVIWLVSVLLKATVGGLIHLLLVIAVIVLIFRLVSGRKLV
- a CDS encoding BatD family protein; amino-acid sequence: MKLFSPLSSLRSALPCTLVLIALAMGPASLARAAEVNAAISSREAYVGAPVTLQVEIANASDFDEPTVPDIDGLEIRSAGSPRRSSQTTIINGRRTDRTSAVYVWQVIPRREGTFEIPALQLQVDGRTETTDPLRFVVAKSETGDLLFVEVTGQQEKIYVGQPLTLTLNVWIKPYRDAKHSLTLTEANMWQLLSDGTRWGAFSDRMQELARNNQRPGGQEVLRPDANGEEHAYYRYQVEATVYPKRPGQIDVGDVQVVVNYPTRLEAARDPFGAMFDDDFFPGGSPFPGGFGRSRRNTLTVSATRPAVAEASVEPIEVTPIPTADRPFDYRGAVGEYQIATQAAPTSVKAGDPITLHIGVSGDGPMELVAAPPLADLPNLTADFQVSREPLAGLVQDNVKLFTTSIRPRREGITQIPAIPLSYFDPVAEKFVTVHSEPITIEVAPADRLALGAIVGGNQDAGSPDKDDADTPASLDLSSYLGADAAHSSTSPAGWPWLWALLLPPLVVVAVGLFLHRQRWLPLFVGGAKQRLRSGLKAIEAAASPSAVASVVRDFSEGMDGAKKDGKIAALLNACEQAAYAGASDVQLDELKAKATALLPELAASRSQQTTGQTHAPRNVRRQAAFACLALAGLAVAVPAGTMLAGWLPEQQEPTVSSPAPAATNVLPGLTDTQREAILAEANAASQRGQQAMASDAAAMKEAFSTAALKYQLLVDAGVQNSRLYGNLANACLQSGELGRAIASYERALQLDPSNHQARVNLHAARQAVVSPGEPAAASFSWTGLAAGLNRYLPPTSRWLLLATAWMLAWGVVLLRLFWSGHSWKYAMLPAAALLLIAVALVGTDRWLGDTNHQAIVVAKAVVLHQFPLENAPAVTGQPLPEGEAVAVLDQRDAWLEIRTPSGQTGWVKSPQVTQLGGRSTDA